In a genomic window of Rhododendron vialii isolate Sample 1 chromosome 12a, ASM3025357v1:
- the LOC131309910 gene encoding valerianol synthase TPS1A-like, which yields MPPRPLGNFPLSLWGDRFSAFTLDTQLLGKCSKEVEVLKEEVKDMLVLDHDDVGGGKSGAEKMVLIDALERHGVSYLFQKEIEELLENMFPKYEEYYSHVFHDNLFMVSLHFRVFRQHGYDLSSSKQPFL from the exons ATGCCTCCTCGCCCCTTAGGGAACTTTCCCCTCAGTTTATGGGGAGATCGATTCTCCGCATTTACTTTAGATACCCAG TTACTAGGAAAATGCAGTAAAGAGGTTGAAGTGTTGAAGGAAGAAGTGAAGGATATGCTAGTACTAGATCATGACGATGTTGGAGGTGGTAAATCAGGAGCAGAGAAGATGGTTCTGATCGATGCACTTGAACGCCATGGTGTTTCCTACCTCTTCCAGAAAGAGATTGAAGAGCTTTTGGAGAACATGTTTCCAAAGTATGAGGAATATTATAGTCATGTTTTCCATGATAATTTGTTCATGGTGTCACTTCACTTTCGAGTTTTTAGGCAACATGGCTATGACTTGTCTTCCAGTAAGCAACCCTTTTTATAG
- the LOC131309584 gene encoding valerianol synthase TPS1A-like, whose translation MVPKSWSRHCLYQPLQREIPRVEARHYISVYEKDASRNRLQMLHKEELCQISRWWKDWDLRPHIPYVRDSGVFFLFYSNDIYEAHGTYEELKCFTNAVQRCDMNAIDQLPKYMKPNYEALLNVHDEIYQEMAKKKLNYGV comes from the exons ATGGTTCCAAAATCCTGGAGTCGCCACTGCCTGTACCAACCACTCCAAAGGGAAATTCCAAGAGTTGAAGCTAGGCATTACATTTCTGTTTATGAAAAGGATGCTTCTAGGAATCGACTACAAATGTTACACAAGGAAGAACTCTGCCAGATCTCCAG GTGGTGGAAAGACTGGGACCTACGGCCACATATTCCTTACGTGAGAGACAGTGGAGTGTTTTTTCTATTCTACAGCA ATGATATCTATGAGGCTCATGGTACCTATGAAGAACTCAAATGTTTCACAAATGCAGTGCAGAG GTGTGACATGAATGCGATTGATCAACTCCCAAAGTACATGAAGCCAAACTACGAGGCTCTCTTAAATGTTCATGATGAAATTTACCAGGAGATggcaaagaaaaaattaaactacGGCGTCTAA